From the Archangium lipolyticum genome, the window GGTGACGAAGCCGGTGGCCCTGGCGCTCGAGGTGAACAACGGCGTGGGCACCCCGCTGCGGGTGCGGGCCGGGCAGACCTTCTTCATCAACCAGATCGACCTGCGTGCCGCGATAACGGCCACGGAGGACCGGGGCGTGGGGAGCCTGCGCCGCTCCGGTGACTTCGCGTCGCTGGCCTGGCAGGGCACGGTGCTGGCGGACGCGGACCCCACCTTCTCGGCCAACGGGGACGGCACCTTCACCCGCCGCCGCTTCTACCGCTCCTCCCACTGGATGGAGAAGCCCAGCGTCATCACCGTGATGCCCGTGGACGCCTGGGGCCGCCCCACCGGCCGCGTCATCCCCCTGAACCTGGGCAGCGAGAGCAGGCGCAAGTCCAGCGACGACTTCTTCATCCGCCGCATGCGCGCCATCCAGTGGACCCGCGACTGCGGCTCGGCCACCTCCTGCGCGGGCGCGCACGCCTTCGAGGAGGAGGCGCTCGTCGAGGTGCGCAACGCTCGCACCGGGGCCACGACCTTCAGCTTCTCCCCGGACACCCGCGCCCTGCTGGTGGACTGGTCGGCGCGCGCGGGCGCCCCGTACCGCATCCCCGTGGAGCAGGTGCGCCACTCCACCTGGTCCTACGGCTTCAACATCGACATCACGCCCGTCACCCCGCCGCGCGCGGATGGCACCTACGCCCCCGGCTCCGAGGTGACGTTCCGGATGACCTTCAGGGACGGAGCGGGCAAGCGCCTGCACCCGGAGGGCAGCCTGCCGACCTACAACGAATTCCTCGCCGGACAGGTCGAGTCCGGCCTCCAGTACTACCGGGGCTTCTCGGACGCCTCCGCGACGTACTATCGTCGCAAGCACCGCGAGTGCAATTTGTCGGCGTCCATCATCGGGCCTGCCCAGAGCATCCAGCCCCTGCGCAACATCATCCCCATGGAGGACTTCCTCGGCCCCGAGGAGTCCATCTCCATCGGTACGCCCGAGCGGGATGGGGTGTACGCGCAGGCCATGACGGTGCCTCCGGCCAACAAGCTCTTCGGTGGCGCGTACGATCCCACGCACGCGGGCTGGGACGCGCCGGTGCGGGACACCTTCACCAACAAGCTGCCGCTCAACGCCGAGCCCGGCACCTACCTGGTGACGGTGAAGGCCCGCCGCATCTACCTGGGCGAGGACATCGCCGCCAGCCGCACCATCGAAATCCAGGTGGGCACGCGCGAGCACACCGAGCCAGAGCTCACCACGGGCAAGTGCGCCACCTGCCACACCGAGGGCGGCGAGCTGGGCAAGGTGCTGCATGCCCTGGACAACCGCGCCACGTGCGCCACCTGCCACGCCCCGCTCGCCTTCGAGCTGGAGGGGCCCATCGCCGTGCGCACCCACTTCGTCCACTCGCGCGGCCGCTTCGACGCCCCCCTGCAGCAGTGCTCCTCCTGCCACGTGTCGCAGGAGAGCACCCAGCGCACCAGCAAGTCCGCCTGCCTCTCGTGCCACACCAGCTACCCCCAGTCGCACGTGGAGAAGTTCGGGCCCATCCAGCACATGTACGTGGGCGGCGGGAAAGAGTCCTTCCAGCAGTGCACCGGCGCCTGCCACAAAACACACCCGGGCAGCGGCTTCTAGCGCCGCCGCCCATCCCCCCGGAGGTCCTCCTTGGCAATCGTGAAGATGCAGACGGCCCGCACCACTCTGTCCGACCCGATCGCGGCCGCCGAGGACCTCCTCAAACAACTGGAAGGCGTGACACCGAAGCTCGTCACCCTCTTCGCCTCGCGGGACAGGGACCAACAGGCGCTCAACCGCGCGGTGCGTGAGCGGCTGCCCGCGGGCACCCGCCTGGTGGGCGCCACCACCAACGGCGAGCTGGACAACCAGGGCATCTACCGCGGCAACGTCGTGCTGGGCGCGCTGTACGGCGACTTCGAGGTGGGCCTGGGCCTGGGCACCGGCCTCACCCTGGACGCGGTGGGCGCGGGCGCCATGGCCATGAAGCGCGCCGCGCAGGACCTGGGCGTGCGCCAGCAGGACATCGACTCGCGCAAGTTCGTCGGCCTCGTCATCGACGATGGCTTCCGTTACAAGAAGGAGGAGCTGCTGCTGGGCATCCTCGAGAAGAACCCCGCCCTCATCCTCGTGGGCGGCGGCGCTTCCGACCACGAGTTGGACCCCGCCAAGCAGTCCGCCCTGCTCCACGTGGACGGCGAGGTGGCCACCGACTGCGTGCTGGTGGCCCTCTTCAAGACGAACGCCCCCTGGGCCGCCCTGCGCTCGCACTGGTACGTGCCCACCGGCGAGCGGCTCGTCATCACCAAGGTGGACGAGAGCGCCCAGCGCGCCCTGGAGATCGACGGCAAGCCCGCCGCCCTGCGCTACTCGGAGCTGCTCGGCATCCCCGTGGAGGAGCTGGAGTACGGCAAGCCCCGCGGCTTCGCCGCCCAGCCCACCGCCCTCAAGGTGGGCCGCGAGTACTTCATCCGCTCCCCCTGGAAGGCCCTGCCCGACCACTCCATCCTCTTCGCCAACCTCCTGGAGGAGGGCACCGAGCTGGAGCTCATGAAGCTGGGCGACATGGCCGGCCTCACCCGCTCCTTCTTCCAGGACGAGCTGCCCCGCCGCGTCCAGAATCCCCAGGCCGCCCTCCTCTTCCACTGCGGCGGCCGCATGTACTATTCCCACGTGGTTGGAACCACGGCCCAACTGGCCGACACCTTGCGCCACGCACCCCCGGCGGCTGGAATGAACGTGAACTTCGAAATCTACTCGGGGTTCCACATCAACACGACGCTGACGGTTCTCGCGTTCGGGGGTAACTGACCGATGACCACCACACCGGCTCCCGCTGTGTCGGGCCAGGACACGCCCCGGCTGCTCCTCGCGCTGGGCGAGGGCGAGGCCACCCAGGTGCTGGAGGTGCTGCGGCGCGCGAACGTGGAGGTCTCCTCCGAGCGCGTGTCCTCCGCTGAGCAGCTGAAGGCGTCGCTCGAGAAACCGTGGGACGTCATCCTCTGCGCCGCGGAGGCGCCGGGGCTCGGCTTGCGCGAGGTGGCGCCGCTGCTGCGCGAGAAGGCCCCCGGGCGCCCCTTCATCGTCCTCTCCTCCCGCTTCGACGAGGAGGAGATGCGCGCAGCCATGGAGGAGGCCGGTGCCAGCAGCTACCTCCAGATGGATCGGCTGCCCATGCTGGTGCCGGTGGTGCGCCGCGAGCTCGAGCGCATCATCGAGCGCCGCCAGCACCAGCAGGCCGAGGAGGAGCAGCAGCACTCGCGCTGGCTGCTGGAGAAGATCGTCGACAACCTCCCCTTCGTCCTCTTCGCCAAGGACGCCGGGGAGCGCAAGCTCCGGGTCGTCAACAAGACGCTGGCGGACATGTTCCAGATGTCCAAGGAGTGGCTGATCGGCAAGACGGACCGGGACTACATGCCCCCGGAGATCGCCGAGTCCTTCATCGCCATCGACACGGAGATCATCACCACCAAGAAGATGAAGGTCTTCGAGGAGGTGGCCCGGGTGGGCACCGAGGACCGCATCTTCGCCACCCGCAAGCTGCCGCTGCTGGATGACAACGGAGAGGCCCTCTACGTGCTGGGCATCACCGACGACGTCACCGAGCGCAAGGTGGCCGAGGAGAACCTGCGCAAGTCCCAGGCCGAGCTGCAGGAGGCCAACAAGCGCCTGGCGGAGAACCTGGAGGAGCTCAAGCGCAGCCGCGCCGTGTCCGCGCGCACCCTGGCCAGCTACCAGCAGCGCGCCCTGCAGATGGAGATCATCCGTCAGCAGAACGAGGACCTGGACCGGCTGGCCACGGAGCTGGCCATCGCCAAGCGCAACGAGGAGGAGCGCGCGCGCGAGGCCGAGTCCTCCGCCCGCCTCAAGAGCGAGTTCCTCGCCAACTTCAGCCATGAAATCCGCACGCCGCTCAACGGCATCATCGGCTACTGCGACCTGCTGGCGCGCGAGGAGGGCAGCCGCCTGACGGCCCACGGCCGGCGCGACCTCAACGTGGTGAAGAAGAACGCGCAGACGCTGCTGGCCCTCATCAACGACATCCTCGACCTGTCGAAGATCGAAGCGGGCCGCGCGGAGATCGTCGTCGAGCGCGTGGACATGCAG encodes:
- a CDS encoding cytochrome c3 family protein, whose amino-acid sequence is MSGTGALCVQSHSSVRTPGMKGIRRGVWLAALALLGTGCGEREALEQTSGFALQAQAQTEAQAQTEADAEELKWPRPVTKPVALALEVNNGVGTPLRVRAGQTFFINQIDLRAAITATEDRGVGSLRRSGDFASLAWQGTVLADADPTFSANGDGTFTRRRFYRSSHWMEKPSVITVMPVDAWGRPTGRVIPLNLGSESRRKSSDDFFIRRMRAIQWTRDCGSATSCAGAHAFEEEALVEVRNARTGATTFSFSPDTRALLVDWSARAGAPYRIPVEQVRHSTWSYGFNIDITPVTPPRADGTYAPGSEVTFRMTFRDGAGKRLHPEGSLPTYNEFLAGQVESGLQYYRGFSDASATYYRRKHRECNLSASIIGPAQSIQPLRNIIPMEDFLGPEESISIGTPERDGVYAQAMTVPPANKLFGGAYDPTHAGWDAPVRDTFTNKLPLNAEPGTYLVTVKARRIYLGEDIAASRTIEIQVGTREHTEPELTTGKCATCHTEGGELGKVLHALDNRATCATCHAPLAFELEGPIAVRTHFVHSRGRFDAPLQQCSSCHVSQESTQRTSKSACLSCHTSYPQSHVEKFGPIQHMYVGGGKESFQQCTGACHKTHPGSGF
- a CDS encoding FIST signal transduction protein, yielding MAIVKMQTARTTLSDPIAAAEDLLKQLEGVTPKLVTLFASRDRDQQALNRAVRERLPAGTRLVGATTNGELDNQGIYRGNVVLGALYGDFEVGLGLGTGLTLDAVGAGAMAMKRAAQDLGVRQQDIDSRKFVGLVIDDGFRYKKEELLLGILEKNPALILVGGGASDHELDPAKQSALLHVDGEVATDCVLVALFKTNAPWAALRSHWYVPTGERLVITKVDESAQRALEIDGKPAALRYSELLGIPVEELEYGKPRGFAAQPTALKVGREYFIRSPWKALPDHSILFANLLEEGTELELMKLGDMAGLTRSFFQDELPRRVQNPQAALLFHCGGRMYYSHVVGTTAQLADTLRHAPPAAGMNVNFEIYSGFHINTTLTVLAFGGN